A stretch of DNA from Desulfurella amilsii:
TAGCAAATTCTCTAATAGTATTGTTATCACCTATAATTAGCTCACTGTGCTCGCCAGAAAACTTAAGATCTTGCGGTATAGTTCCAAGCACAGCAGAGTGAAAAATTTTACAATTTTCCCCAATAGTGGTGAATTCATCAATTACCACATGACTTCGGATTTCACAGTTGCCACCAATTTTTACATTTGATTTTACAATAGAATAAGGTCCGATTGTCACATTTTCGCCCAATTGAACATTATCTTCAACTATTGCCGTTTTGTGTATATTTACCATATTTAACTCCTTAATCCAATTTTGCACTCATTGTTGCCTCTGCTACAAGCGTATCACTAACAAAACACTTGCCAGACATTTTCCATACTTTCATTTTATGCTTTATAATTTCAACTCTCATTAGTAAAGTATCACCTGGCACAACAGCTTTTCTAAACCTTGCGTTTTCTATACTCATAAAATAAACTACTCGATTAGCATTATCTTCTTCCTCTAAAGACAAAAATGCCAATATTCCACCTGCTTGTGCCATTGCCTCAATTATAACAACTCCAGGCATAATATGTTTTTTGGGAAAATGCCCTTGAAAGTAAGCTTCGTTGTATGTTACATTTTTTATAGCTTCTATAAATTTGAACTTCTCATAATTTAATACTTTATCTACAAACAAAAACGGGTATCTATGAGGTAATATTTCTTTTATCCTTTCGATATCAATCATTTTTTCTCAAGCTCCTTAATTCTATTTTCTAATTCCTGAATTTTTCTATAAAGCTCCGGCAATCGTGGCATTGTTGCGCTAGATTTCAGCCACTTTGCATGATCATACACCGGTATGCCACTGTAAATACCGCTTTTTTTGATATTTGTCCCAACACCAGATTTTGCTGTTATTATAGTATTATCAGCAATTTTTAAATGACCTGCTATGCCTACTTGACCTGCTAGAATAACATTGTTTCCTATTTTTGTAGAACCAGATATACCACATTGCGAAACTAAAATAGAATTTTCACCAATTTCAACATTATGGGCAATTTGGACTAAATTATCTATCTTTGAACCTTTTTTAATTATTGTTTCATCAAGCGTAGCTCTATCGATTGATGTGTTTGAACCTATCTCAACATCATCTTCTATAATTACTTTGCCAACCTGAGGTATTTTATAATGTTTACCATTATTATTTACATAACCAAAGCCATCACTGCCTATTACACTACCAGAATGAATTATCACATTGTTTCCAATTTCTACATTCTCACGAATTGTAACATTTGGATATATAATGCAATTATCTTTAATAATCGTGTTTTCACCAATATAAACCATAGGCATTATAGAGCTATGTCCTATTTTTACATTTTCTGCTATATATGTAAAATCTCCAATATAAGCTTCCTCGCTTATTTGCGCTGTTTTATCAATTGAAGCTTTATGACTTTTGAAATTGCTTTTTAATTGATTTTTATAAAAGTAACTCAAAGCTAAAGCAAACCCAAGATAAGCATCTTTGCATACGACAAAATTTTTATAATTGTAAGCTGAAATATCAAATGCTTGATCAACTATTATGCAACCTGCTCTAGTAGTAGAAATATATTTGGTGTACTTTTTATTGGAAAGAAAACTAATTTTATGTTCATCAGCCCGATTTAAGCTTGCTACGCCATCTATATCTATGTCACTTTTACCCAAATATTGTCCATTAATAATTTGGACTAATTCTTGCACTCCAATCATTTTTTGCTTTGCTCATATATTTTATTATATACTTTGATAACCTGAGGCGTTATATCTAAAGCATCGTTCCAATACACTAATCCCTGGTGTACTTCAAAAACTAAATCAATACTTTCTTTTTGACTAATATTTTTTATTGTTTCGACAAGACCGTTTATGATATTTTGAGTGTATTCTCTTTCTTTTGATACTACATCGTCTGTGGCATCAGCTTTGTATCGCTCTAAATCTCTTAATTTTGTTTGATACTCAATTTCCAATTGTTGTTTATCTTTTTTAGGCGTTGATGGGTTTTGAATTTTTTGAGATAAAGTATTTAACTCTTGCTGTTTACTGTCAATTACCATTTTCTTCGCCTCTATAATCTTTTGAAGCATAGATTTTGCATCGATGCCTGCTTGACAATCCTGTAGCGCTTTATTTAAATCTACAACAGCAACTTTAAGCGCGAATGCATTACTATTAAGCACAAGTAGTGCTGCTAAAACTACAAACCCCGAAAAAAATTTCCTCATAAGTCCTTATGCCTCCTTACTAATAATTCTAAAATAAAGCTCCCATAGAGAACTGAAAAACATAAGATTTCTCGCCATTTTTAGGTGCCAGATTCTTGCCTACCTCTACTCTAATTGGTCCAAGTGGAGATATCCATTTTATACCTACACCAACATCTTTTTTAAGGTCGCCAAAATCGTATGAATAAAGCCACGAATTACCTATATCGAAAAATGCATCACCGTATAATTTTAAAGCCTCTACTAATGGAAAAATCGTCTCAGCTTGAGCGTATGCATCCCTTGTGCCACCAATGTAGTTTCCATATTGATCTGTAGGACTTACTGTGCCATAATCAAAACCTCTCAAGCTATCTATACCGCCTAAGAAATATCTATCCGCAAGCGGCACTCCTTTCCCACCTATGCCTTTTGCAAAACCAATACTACCTTTTAAGTGGCCTATCATACCCCAAAATATAGGATGGAAATACTCCACAGTATTATCCCACTTAACATACCTTGCGTTTCCGCCAAATCCTGTAAAACCTAAACTTGACGAAGCAATCGTTCCCTTTGTCGGGAAAATAGTATTGTTAACTGAACTCCATTTTATAAAAGGTGTAATGGTACTTTCTGTCGTAGTGCCAGCTTCTTGTTGTAAATAATAGCTTGGCGTGCCAGCTGTTATATCAATTTTATTTTGAGATAAAGAATACGAAGCTCCAACACTTAACTGATCGTCATAAAATCTCTTTGCAACGGTAAATTTAAAACCGTATGTTTTTTGATTGTAATCCCAACCGTAATATTCCATATTGTACAAATCTAAGCCGACAGATATTGGCTTATTATCAACCCAAGGGTTTACTAAACTTATATCGAATAAATGGCTATTTGCAGAAAGGTTTGCGTAAAACTTTCCATATACACCTGATCCAAACAAATTCCTTTGCGTAATAGAGCCCATAACACCTACTTTGTAGTAAGAACTATAACCTACACCTAATGATAACATACCAGTCATTTTTTCTTTTACATTGACTTTCATATTTACTTCATCTTTACCTGGAATACGCTCTGTGCTTATCTTTACGTTATCAAAGTAATCCGTGTTATAAATTTTTTCCCTGGATTCTTGTATTTTTGATTCAGAATATAAACTGCCTTGATTGAGGCGAATTTCTCTTCTTATGACATTATCCCATGTTTTATCATTGCCCGTTATTTCAATTCTGTGAATATAGACTTTGTTACCCTTGTTAATATCAAATGTAACGTCAACTGTATGATTTTGTCTATCCAGTGTAACTATAGGGTTAATATCACAAAAAGCATAACCCTTGTCTGCGTAAGCCGTAGTGAGATCTCCTATGTCTTTCCTTAATTGAACACCATTGAATGTTTTTCCAACTTTTAATTTGACAATTTTTTCAAGGTCTTTTAATGTATACGGTTCAATATGCTCGTATTTTAAGCTCTTTAATGTATATTGTGCCCCCTCATCAATCGAAATGTCCATATCAATATAGCCTGTGTCTGGCTCTATATTTACAGTTGGCCCATTAACTTTTACATCAGCATAACCTTTTGACAAGTAGAGATCTCTAATTGCCTGTATATCAGAATCAAGATCCTGTGGATTTAATTTACCCGTATAAAACCACGGTAAAAAAGTCAGTATATATGGACCATATTTTTCATGATTTTTCATAACATCCAATATTTCGCTAGTTTTTATATGTTTATTGCCAATAATATTTATTTTATGAACGAAAGTTTTCTTCCCTTCTCTTATGTCAAAAACTATATCTACACGATTACCTGCAACAGGTTCTAGCTTATATGAAACATTTGTAAGGTAAATACCTTTTGACGCATAAAAGCCTACAATAGCCGATATACTTTCCTGCAAGTTTTTTTTGCTTAAAATTTGGTATTCCTTTACTTTACACACTTTATACAGTTCTTCATCCTTAAACATTTTGTTGCCCTTAAATTTAACAAACCTAATTGCGGGTTTTTCCTTGACATTAAATGTTAAAATCACGCCGTTTGAGGTATTGGTTACTTTAGCTGTTACTGTTTCAAAAAAGCCTAAGTTATAAATGTTTTTAATATCTTCGTTAACAGCTTTTATATCTAAAGACGTATTTGTTTTTTCTTTCACAGCACTTAATATTGTAGGTTTATCTATTCTTACATTACCTTCTACATTAATCTCAACAATATTTTGAGCGTATGCAAAATTTAGTAACAAAAAAAATATGAACAAAAAACTAACTATTGTCTTCATTGGTTAAAACCCCTTCTGATAAAAAATATGTAGTATCACAAAACCGCGCAATTTTATTGCTATGGGTAGAAATTACCACCGTAGTATTAAACGATTGTTGTAAATCGCGTAGCAGTGACATTAATAACTTTGCATTATTCTCATCAATATTAGATGTAGGCTCATCTGTAATTATTACTTTTGGGTTATTTATTAAAGCCCTAGCTATAGCAACTCTTTGTTTTTCGCCACCAGACAAATTATAACTCCGCTTGTTAAAAAACTCTTGATTGATTCCAACTCTCAATAAGAGCTCTTTTGCATAATCTATTTTTATTATACCATTAATCATTGTGGGAAGCAAAACATTTTCTAGTACTGAAAGCTCGTTTATAAGTGAATAGAATTGAAAAACAAAACCAATATTGGCATTTCTTAATAAAGCAAGGTTTTTTTTATCCGTAAAATTTATTTTTTCTCCAGAAAAATACACGTCTCCACTATCAGGCTCATCCAATAAACCCAATATATGAAGGAGTGTAGATTTGCCAGAACCTGAAACACCCATGATGGCTACCATCTGGCCTTCTTCGACATTAAAATTTATGTTGTTTAGTACTAACGTTTCACTTTTACCGCTTTTAAAAGATTTTTTTATATTAGAGGCGCTTAAAATCACTGTCTTAATACCTCTATTATATTCATCCTAGAAGCTTTCGATGCAGGATAAAGGCTTGCAAGTACACATAAACCAACAGAAACTATGGAAATTCCTACAACATAAGTCAAAGTAATATCTACTGGAATTTTTGTAATGTAATAAACCTGTTTGGGTAAGCTTACAATATCGTAATGCTTTAAAATATAGCCCAGAGATAATCCCAAAAAATCACCAATAATAGTACCTATAAAACCTAAAATCAACCCTTGCTTTATGAATATGCTTTTAATATTTTTTGATGTAGCACCAAGAGAAACAAGTATCGCTATATCTTTAACCTTTTCCATAACCAGCATAGTAAGTGAGTTCATGATATCAAAAGCCGCCACAATTATAATTAAAAGCAAAATAATACCCATAGCAATTTTTTCTAATTTTAAAGCAGTGAAAAAATTCTTATTCATTTGAGCCCAAGTAACAAAATAATACTGACTTGGCAGTATTTTACCCAGAAAGCTACCTACTTTATTTATATTGTATGGATTATACAAATTTACAGCTATGGTATTTATCTGATCATATGTCTGCATATTTTTCCATAATACATCTAAAGGTATATATGAAAAAGCCAAGTCATATTCATACATCCCAGAATCAAACACACCCGTGACAGGAACTTCAAATGATACGGGAGAAAAACCCATAGCTGTAGGATTAGAATAAGCTAGTGTAACTCTAACATTTTGGCCAGCAGATACACCAATTGCTTTCATTAATTCCTTACCCAACACTATCCCATTTGTCCTACCCTTTATATACTTTTCAACATATGGTTTATCGCTAAAATCTACACCGTTTAATATAGAACCACTTGATTGACCATTAGCACTTACAATACACTGTTCAACTAAAGAAGGATAAACGTTGGCAACCATTTTATCAGATTTTATTTTTCCAAGAAGTTTCCTATCTAGATTAAATGTTCCATCAAAATTTTTAATAATTATGTGTGGGTTTGCACCTATTATTTTTGATTCCAGCATTTTGTCAAAACCATTCATAATCCCTAAAACTAAAATTAGCGCGCCCACACCAATTGCAATACTAATAATAGAAAGCAAAGAAGAAAGCGAAATCAGTTTTTCCTCTTTTTTAGAACTTATGTATTTTATAGCTAAAAAGTTTTCAAAATTGAATTTCTTCATTTATCAATTAATCGTCTTTTAATGCGTATTTTAAAACCTCTTGCATGTCCTTAACAAAATAAAATTTTACGTCTTTTATCTTTAGTTGCGATTGAATTTCTGACACATCTTTTTTGTTGTCAAAAGGTACAATAATTTCTTTTATACCAACCCTCAGTGCTGCTAGAGTTTTTTCTTTAAGCCCACCAATTGGTAAAACTCTACCAGTAAGTGTAATTTCACCCGTCATTGCAATATCAGATCTGACTAGTTTATTAGTTAGAGCAGAAATAATAGCACATGCTATGGTTATGCCCGCACTTGGGCCATCTTTTGGCGTTGCACCTTCTGGTACATGTATATGGAAATCGTACTTTTCGTAAAATTCTTCCTCCAGATTTAGCTCTTTATATTGAGTTCTCGCAAAAGAAACTGCAGCTTGTGCTGACTCTTTAAATACATCGCCAAGTGAACCTGTAAGCATTAGTTTTCCACTACCTTTAACCTTTAGGGCTTCAATAAACAATACCTCACCGCCAACAGGTGTCCACGCAAGACCCGTAGCAATGCCAATATAATCTTTGTCTAGCTTTTCGCTGCTATAGTACCTTGGTATACCTAAATATTTTTCTAAATTTCCTACATTAATTTCATATATGGTTGATTGATCTTTTTTTGGAGATTCTACAATTTGTCTTGCAATTTTTCTTAAAATAGCTGTAATATTTTTTTCTAAATTCCTTACGCCTGCCTCTTTGGCGTAGTTTTCAATAACGCTTTGGATGGCTTTATCTGTAAACTTTATATTGTACTCATTAAGCCCGTGGTTTTCAATCTGCTTGGGTATAATGTATTTCTTTGCAATTTTCATTTTTTCTATCGTTGTATAACCAGAGAGTCTAACAATTTCCATTCTATCCAATAGTGGCGCAGGTATCGTATCTGTAGAGTTGGCTGTCGTTATAAAAAAGACTTTTGATAAATCAAATGGAACACCTATATAGTGGTCTTCGAATTCATAATTTTGCTCTGAGTCCAAAACTTCAAGCATGGCACTAGCTGGATCACCTCTAAAATCGCTGCCTAGTTTATCAATTTCATCTAAAACAAAAACAGGGTTATTTGTTCCTGTTTGTTTTAGACCTTGTATAATCCTTCCCGGCAGTGCCCCTACGTATGTCCTTCTATGTCCTCTAATTTCTGCTTCGTCTCTAACGCCACCCAAAGATATTCGCCACAATTTTCTTCCCATAGCACGGGCAATAGATTTTGCAAGTGAAGTTTTGCCTACACCGGGTGGTCCAATAAAACATAAAATAGGGCCTTTTATATCATTTTTTATTTTTTTAACGGCCAGATACTCCAGAATTCTTTTTTTTGCTTCTTCTATGTCATAGTGGTCTTCATTCAGAGTTTTTTCTATAGACTTTATATCTAGTTTATCTTGTGAAGAAACACTCCATGGTAAACTAACCATCCAATCAATGTATGTACGAATTACATTGGCCTCGGCAGAATCGGAGTACATTTTTTCTAATCTAGACAGTTGCTTTAGACACTCTTTCCCTGCTTGCTCGCTCATTTTTACTGCTTCAATCTTTTGCCTAAGCTCTTCTATCTCATCTGAGTCTGCCTTTTCGCCTAACTCTTTCTTTACAGCTTTTAGCTGCTCTTTCAAGAAATACTCTTTTTGTGCTTTTGAAATTTCTTCCCTGGCTTCTCTTTGGATTTTAGCCTGCATATCAAGTATTTGCAGTTCTCTATTCAAGATGCTGACTATTTTTCTTAATCGCTCTTTCACAGATAATATTTCTATTAATTCTTGCATCTGATTTATCTTTAATTGTAGATTTGCAATGATAATATCAGCAAACTGTTCGCTTTTTTCTATATTGTTTGCAATTACAACAATATCATTGGGTATATTCTTATTTAAAGCTACAAGTTTTTGGAGTTGATCTTTAATTGTCCTAATCAGGACCTCTATTTCAATCTCTTCTTCTGGTGTTGATGCTAATTGGTCTTGCAATAGCGAAACTTCAGCTTCAAAAAAGGGGTTATCTTTTATCGTTTTGGTATAGCTCACAATAGATGCTTTTCTCAATCCTTGGACCAATATTTTTACTCTACCATCTGGCATCTTAAGCATTCTTAAAATCAAGCATACTGTGCCAACGGTATTTATTTGATCTGGTGTTGGTTCATTTTCTTCAAAATTTTTCTGGCTCACGGCAAAAATCATTCTATCTTTTGATAAAGCCTCATCTATTGCCTTAATAGAAAATTCTCTACCTACCAGCAACGGTGTAACCATATAAGGAAAAACAACCATATCTCTAAGTGGCACAACAGGCAAAACACTAGGTATTTCTATATCTTGGTTGGCTAAGCTTTCGTTATTATTACTCATAAATCAAAACCTCTCTAAAATAATTTCTAATACTCCGTTGTTATAGTTTACTTTACTTACATTTTCAACATAGAATGGCAAATCTATGTATTTTTTAAAATAACCAAAAATACGCTCTGCCCTTATATATGCTACGTTACTTCTTTCTTTTTTTTTCTTAAAACCAGAGATAATCAAAGAAGTGTGATTTGTATCGATTGCCAAACTATCTAACTGCAAATCTGGTATTTCAAGCTCTATGTGTACTTTATCACCTTCTTCGTAAATATCCGCTAAAATCGAATCTGAACTTGCGTTTTTTTGTAAAACTAAAAAATGAGCAAAAAAAATCACTCTGTTATTAACCATATTATTTACTCTTTTTTTCTAACTCTTTGTAAAATAAAACAATGTATTTACTGTTTGGATATTTCTTTTTTAATTCATTAAAAAAATCCATAGCCCCTTGCTTTTTGCCTAAATGATAGTAAGAAGATGCCAGTAAATACAACATTTCATCGTTAAAATTCAAATCAGAAAAATGCTTTGCCATATAATCAAGCTCAATTTGAGCTGCCCTATACCTTCCTAAGTCATAATAGAAACGAGTAATAAACAACTGATGTTGGTAAAGTTGTTTTGCACATTCAGTTAAATAGTTATAAACTTCATCTTTGTATGGATTATCTGGATATTTATCCAAGAGTACAAGAAAATTTTTTATAGCATTTTTTGTAGGTGTTTGATCGAGTCTATATCCATTCATCATTTTGTAATAACTCATAGCAATTTTATATTGAGCAAACATGGCATCATTTGTATCTGGATACAACTCTATAAATTTTTTGTATTCGTCTATTGATAAAAGATAATCTTCCTCGCTGTAATAAACATCACCTAAAATAAGATGCGCTTTCTTTGAATAAATGCTACCTGGATGTTGTTGATTAATCATCAATAAACTATGTTCGGCTTCTTTGTAGTTATGATTAATGTAATACTGGACTCCCTCGTTGTACCATTCATAGGCACTTTTTTCTAGCTCTGTTTTAACTAATTCTTTAGGAGCAGAACATGCAGAAACAAAAAAAACAATTAAAGCAATTGCAATGTAAGTGAAAATAGTTTTTTTCATGATAATAACCCATTTTTTATATCAAGTGCTGAGCTAATCATAAGCTATCTCCTTTATAATAATTTTTTCAAATTGCATATCACTTGATAATTCATTTAACTTTTTAATAAGTTGATCCTTCATGCTTTCCATTTCTTGATGCCAAACGGAGCTAAATACACCTATAGTTAAAACACCATCTTTAAAGTTTAACACAACAACATCATCTTCACTAAAATTTAACTGTTTAAATATATCTTTAGCTTTCAGTATATATCCAGCCCTTTCTAACCCCAAATCCTTCAACAAATCAAAAGTAGCTGTAGATATATCAACTAACGCCATATTCTTTAAGCGTTTTCTGCTTGTTTTACATCGTTTCTAATCATTATAATAAAATCGCGTTCATTTTTTTTGAGCACATTTTCTATGTAAGCACCTAATTGAGGCAATTTTTGAGCAATTTTTGATATATAGTCATACTCGTTTACATATGCAAGTATATATTTACCTTTTGGAGCAGACTTAATCGAGCTGTCTAAAATACCGCAGGCCTCAGATTCATTTTTACCTCTTAAATCCACTTCTTTTGCTATATCAAAGCTATCGCCTTTGCCGTCCATAAAACCTCCTTATTTTTTTGCATATTTTTTCTGGAATTTATCAACCCTTCCGCCTTCATCAACAATTTTTTCTTTACCTGTAAAAAACGGGTGGCATTTATTACATATCTGGACCTTAAGATTTTTAATAGTTGAATGAACTTCTACTTTATTGCCACATGCACACTCGATAGTTGTTAACTCATATTTTGGATGAAAATTTTTTTTCATTAGCTACCTCCTTTTTGCTAATCGTAAAATATCACAAATTACCTATTTTATCAAGTGCTCATTGTTTATTTTTGATACATAGTCTTTTAATGTCTGGTTCAGCTTTTTAAGTTCATTTCTCATCGAAAAAAGAACAATTGGTAAAGCTATCCACATTAAAAAACTCACAGTCAAAAATACAATTAAAGCTAGAAAAAAAATATCATACATTGACGATGTAAAAGATTTAGTTAATACTGAAATCATTTTTCACCTACCAACACGCTAAATCCACCCTCACCAAAGCCTTCTTTGGGTTCTTCAACGGCATTTATTTGTCTATAATCGCCTAACAACACTTGATAGGCTTGCTTGAAAGTAAAACCCGATTTTTCCAACAAATCTATAACCTGTTTTGATGAAAAAAATCTTGCATGCTTATAGAATACACTGTTTTCTTTTTTTTCTAAGTAAAGTCTGCCTAAAGTTGTATCTGAATCTACAATACCTATGATAATTTTACCTTTTGGTTTTAATATGCGATAACACTCCTTTAAACTCTTTAGTGGATCATTTACAAAGCAAATCGTTACAGCCATTAAGGCAAAATCAAAACTATTGTCTTCAAGCGGTAAACTTTCCGCTACGCCAAATATTACATCTATGCCATTTTTCTTTGCAATATCCGCCATTTGCTTTGATGGTTCAACACCCACTTTAATACCAAGTGGCAAAGCAAATCTCCCGCTACCTACCCCAATTTCAATACCTTTGCCTTCTTTGGGCATGACTTTTTTAAGAGCCTCTACTTCTGATAAGTAAACGTACTTATTCTTTTCAAACCATTCTTCGTAATCTTCTGTATTGTTATCAAATACTTGAATCTTATCTGAATAATTCTTAAAGTACTCTAAAACTTCAACTGCATTAACAAAATCCAAAAAAATGTATTCTATGCTTTTACTTGTAATTATATTTTTAAATTCAACTGAAACACTTTTGCCGATTAATACACTATCGCCAAGCTTGTTTATATCTAATGCGCAGTCCTGAATTTTCTTTTTTTGATCGCCTTCAACAATTAAATAAAATGGCGAGTCTTCAAAATTGCCATCGAATATATCACCGTTTTCATTAATTGATATAACAGCTTTCTTCATTTTATCCTCCCTTTTTTTTCGTTTTTATTATACTTAAAATATATCCAAAACTCAACAATTTTAAGATTTTTGTTGCAAAATAGTCAATTTTTTATAGAATCACCTATGTTGAAGTAAAAAACTTTACTAAAAAAATGAGTTTACCTTGTTTTATTGGCAAAATTTTAGATAACAAAATAATCATAGAAGGTCAAGAGTACCACCACGCAATCAATGTTAAAAGATTAAAGATAGACGATAAAATTGAAGTAAACAACTTAAATGGTAATTATCTAATTGGAACAATAAGCAAAATAGAAAAAAAATATTTTATTGCCACGATTGATCGCACAATTGAAAAAGCTCTTCCACATATCAATGTAACGCTTTATCAGTGCCTGCCAAATAAATTATCAGTAATTGATGAGCTTATAGAACCTATTTCTCAGCTTAACGTAGCTACTTTTGTACCCACTATATCAGATTTTTCTAGATTAAAACTAAAAGATATTCAAAAAAAAATGCTTAAATGGGAAAAAATAGCCGTCCAGTCTCTTAAGCAGTGCAAAAGGCTATACCCGCTTACTATACAAAATCCGCAAAAACTTCCAAACATTGATTCAAAAGAA
This window harbors:
- a CDS encoding outer membrane protein assembly factor BamD, with translation MKKTIFTYIAIALIVFFVSACSAPKELVKTELEKSAYEWYNEGVQYYINHNYKEAEHSLLMINQQHPGSIYSKKAHLILGDVYYSEEDYLLSIDEYKKFIELYPDTNDAMFAQYKIAMSYYKMMNGYRLDQTPTKNAIKNFLVLLDKYPDNPYKDEVYNYLTECAKQLYQHQLFITRFYYDLGRYRAAQIELDYMAKHFSDLNFNDEMLYLLASSYYHLGKKQGAMDFFNELKKKYPNSKYIVLFYKELEKKSK
- a CDS encoding DUF721 domain-containing protein produces the protein MALVDISTATFDLLKDLGLERAGYILKAKDIFKQLNFSEDDVVVLNFKDGVLTIGVFSSVWHQEMESMKDQLIKKLNELSSDMQFEKIIIKEIAYD
- the rpmE gene encoding 50S ribosomal protein L31 — protein: MKKNFHPKYELTTIECACGNKVEVHSTIKNLKVQICNKCHPFFTGKEKIVDEGGRVDKFQKKYAKK
- a CDS encoding class I SAM-dependent methyltransferase codes for the protein MKKAVISINENGDIFDGNFEDSPFYLIVEGDQKKKIQDCALDINKLGDSVLIGKSVSVEFKNIITSKSIEYIFLDFVNAVEVLEYFKNYSDKIQVFDNNTEDYEEWFEKNKYVYLSEVEALKKVMPKEGKGIEIGVGSGRFALPLGIKVGVEPSKQMADIAKKNGIDVIFGVAESLPLEDNSFDFALMAVTICFVNDPLKSLKECYRILKPKGKIIIGIVDSDTTLGRLYLEKKENSVFYKHARFFSSKQVIDLLEKSGFTFKQAYQVLLGDYRQINAVEEPKEGFGEGGFSVLVGEK
- a CDS encoding RsmE family RNA methyltransferase, with the protein product MSLPCFIGKILDNKIIIEGQEYHHAINVKRLKIDDKIEVNNLNGNYLIGTISKIEKKYFIATIDRTIEKALPHINVTLYQCLPNKLSVIDELIEPISQLNVATFVPTISDFSRLKLKDIQKKMLKWEKIAVQSLKQCKRLYPLTIQNPQKLPNIDSKESLKIVFYENEKNKTLKDLPVKNIESVAVAIGPEGGFNENEITVLQKKGFVALSLSTNILKAEVATIAALAQIELIFR